The following is a genomic window from Paenibacillus sp. FSL R5-0766.
GATTGGTCTTCAGACATCCTCATCTCCCGAAGGTCCTTGGACAGATGAAGGACTGGTTGTGAAAACTTCTGCGAATGAACAGGACAAATTAAATGCCATTGATGCCAATCCCATTGTGGATGCCGAGGGTAATTCGTGGATGGTATACGGTTCATTCTTTGACGGAATCTACATTGCGCCACTTGATCCCGACACCGGGAAATTCAAGGACGAAGGTTACGGTACTCGCATTGCCGCTCGGGATCGTGCTACGGAAGAAGGTGCAGTCGAAGGTCCATACATTGTGTATAACCCGGAGTTCAAAAAGTATTATCTGTTCGTCTCCTATGATTCTTTATTCGAGGACTATAACGTGCGGGTTGCGCGTGCTGATTCAATCACAGGACCGTACACGGATATGAACGGCATGAACATGCTGGATACGGAGCATCTGCCGCAATATGAGATCGGCACCAAAATTCTCGGCGGTTATCGCTTCACAGAAGGCGAGGGCTGGGTTGCGCCTGGACATAACTCCGTTCTGAGGGACGGAGACGATTATTACATCGTGCATCATGCACGGGGTGAGACGGATAAAAACTGGCCCTATCTGCATGTACGCAAAATGTTATGGACCAAGGACGGCTGGCCTGTCGTTTCACCTGAACGTTACGCCGGTGAGACTACACAGGATATTCCGAAGTCCATGATTGTCGGGGAGTGGGAGGGTATGGCGCTTGATCCGTCCGTGGATGGGCAGATTCAAGCCGTGCCTTATACCCTAACAAGCAAGGGTAAAATTAAAAGCGAAAAAGGTTCAGGAACCTGGACATTTGATGGTAAACAAACACTGACGTTGAAGTGGAAAGAAAGCCCATGGGGCGGAGCCTCCACGGAAGAGCTGAAGCTGCTCCCGTCTTGGGACTGGGAGCGAAGCCAGCCCGCGCTGGTGGTGACAGGCCTCAATGACCACGGCGTGGCGGTCTGGGGCAAGCAGATCAGCGCAGCGGAGGAGTAAGGGGTTGAGCAGCGAGGTAAGAGCGAGCTGCCGCTCCGAGGGTGCACAAGCAGTGAGGGGGAGGAAGGAGTCGCAGGAGTGAGTTTGTCCTCCGATTTCAACCGCCAAGAGCGGTGGAAAAAGAAATCGGAGGACAAGAGAGCACCAAGGCCCTACGGCCCCCGAACGTCCGCTGTGCATGACAAAGCTGGCCAATAGCTCTGCGGCCAGTCCAGCATTACATGGGGAGAGTTGACCCTGCGAAGCGGTCAACCCCATAAGACCGAGCCAACAAAAAAAGGCTCGAAGTGAGGTTGTAACCCAGCGAGCGCGGTGAGAGCGAGCTGCTGCTCCGATGGTGCGCAAGCAGTGAGGGGGAGGAAGGAGCCGCAGGAGCGAGTTTGGCATCCGATTTCAACCGCTAGGAGCGGTGGGAAAAAGAAATCGGAGGACAAGAGAGCACCAAGGCCCTACCGCCCCCGAACGTCCGCTGTGCATGACAAAGCTGGCCAATAGCTCTGCGGCCAGTCCAGTATTACATGGGGAGAGTTGACCCTGCGAAGCGGTCAACCCCATAAGACCGAGCCAACAAAAAAGGCTCGAAGTGAGGTTGTAACCCAGCGAGCGCGGTAAGAGCGAGCTACCGCTTCGATGGTGCACAAGCAGTGAGGGGGAGGAAGGAGCCGCAGGAGCGAGTTTGGCATCCGATTTCAACCGCAGAGAGCGGTAGTAAAAGAAATCGGAGGACAAGAGAGCACCAAGGCCCTGCCACCCCCGAACGTCCGCTGTGCACCACCCCAAAAGGGTTTTTGCTTTTTCGCAATTGGGTTACATCCCCAAACTTCGAGCTAAACAACATTTGAAAGGGGAGCATTCCCATGACTGATTCCATTACATTTACTAATCCTATCCTGGAGCAACGTGCTGATCCGTGGGTGTACCGTCATACAGACGGTTACTATTATTTCTCCGCTTCCGTACCAGCCTTTGACCGGATCGAAATCCGGCGAACAGAGACGTTGGAAGAGTTAAGAGATGCTGAGCCGGTAACGGCTTGGATCAAGCGTGACACAGGGCCGATGAGTGCCAACATCTGGGCACCGGAGATTCATTTTATCGATGGAAAATGGTACATACATTACGCTGCGGCTCACACCAGTGAGACCAACGAAGGTCTGTTCGATCACCGTATGTATGTCCTGGAGAACGATTCCGCGAATCCACTCGAAGGAGAGTGGGTAGAAAAGGGACAGATACACACACGGTGGGAATCATTCGCGCTGGATGCAACAACCTTTGAACATAAGGGGATTCGCTATCTGGTCTGGGCGCAGAAAGATCCTGATATTGTGGGCAACTCCAATCTGTACATTGCCGAAATGGAAAACCCATGGACGCTACGCGGCGAACAGGTTATGATCTCTACGCCTGAGTACGATTGGGAAATCATCGGCTTTAAGGTGAATGAAGGCCCAGCCGTGATGCATCGGAATGGGCGGTTGTTTATCGGCTACTCGGCAAGCGCGACCGATTACAATTATTGCATGGGTCTGCTCACCGCAGATGAAAATGCCGATTTGCTTGATCCGGCCAGCTGGGTGAAATCACCCGAGCCGGTATTCCAGACTTGTGAAGCGAACGGCCAATACGGCCCGGGTCATAATAGCTTTACGGTGTCGCCGGATGGCAAGACCGATATTCTGATTTATCATGCGCGTAATTACAAAGACATCGAGGGTGATCCCTTGTATGATCCGAACCGTCACGCCCGTGCTCAAGTGATTCATTGGCGTGAAGATGGCACACCTGATTTCGGTGTTCCTGTTCCAGATGGCAGCGCAGTAGCTGAAGCAAAATAAGAGGTAATGAAACCTTAAATACGAGAGTCCTTAGTTAGCGAGTGATGCTGATTAAGGGCTCTTCTGTATGTGAACGATAAGATAGAGCGGCCTGAACATATGAGTCCTGGACACAAAACAAAGCAACCACAACGATCATTTCTGCGTATGAGAAAGATACAGATTACGATGCAGAACCTACTAGGAGGATCACAGATGGATTCACGCGAGACATTGGACAAGGAACTTGAACAGATTTTGAAATGGGAGAAACAACAGAAAGACTTGTTTATTTGGGATAAAATCGGGCGTTTGCCTTTTGCGATGTTGGATAAAGTGATGCCTAAAGCGCTGAAACAGAAGATCGGAGATTCCCTGAACGACGTGGGTCAGTATGTGCAGAATGGAGGCAAGTTCCTCGTACAGAAGAAAAAAGTAGCCAAGCTGCTGCAAGAGGAAGCCGAGAAGTCCGGTTATTCCATGATGGACACGACCTATCGTCTGGAGCAGGAAGCTGAAGCAGAGGGAGCAGCCAAGATTCATAGTGTAGAAAATCTGCCACTTCAGGTGCTGGACCAGGTGGCCGATAACATCACAGAGAGTCGAACCAAGTTTGCCGCGGCTCAGGGAGCAGCTACAGGTTTTGGTGGCATTGTAACCATTGCAGCAGATATTCCGATGGTGATGGGGCTTTCCTTGAAGGTACTGCAAGAGATGGCTCTATGTTATGGTTATGATCCAGATGAACCGCTGGAGCGTATCTTTATTGTCAAATGTCTGCAATTCTCTTCCGCCGATATTGTAGGCAAGAAAGCGATCATTGAAGAACTCGCAGCTTACGACGATCCGGACAAGCCCATTGAGGTGGTATCGCAGATGCAGGGCTGGCGCGAAGTGTTTAACTCCTACAGTGAATCTTTTGGCTGGAAGAAGCTGTTCCAACTCGTGCCGATTGCAGGCATGGTGTTTGGTTCGGTGAGCAACAAAAATACAATTCGAGATGTAGCTGAAGCAGGCAAAATGTTGTACAAAAAACGGCTGATCCTTCAGCGTTTGAAGTAATATTACAGAAGAAGTTATATTATATAAATTGAACTAAACATTAACACAAAACGGAGAGGACAGAAAGGACCTGAAGAAGCGGAGCGTTCGCCTTTATCCCCGGATTTCCCCTTTATAAAAGGAATCAAAAAAATCTGGGGATAACAGCGATCGGAAGGTTGTTCTGTCATCGGAGTGTGCAGTGTAAATATTCTTTAGTTCAATTTATATAGAGTAGAATATTTATATTGAAAGAGTTGAATTTGATATGTTAAACAAACAGGGTTTCTATGATCTTTTAGATCGAAATAATATCGTTTACGAAAGTATTGAACATCCCGCAGTATACACGATGGAGGAAATATTCTCTTATCAGATTCCACATACAGAATGTATCGTTAAAAATCTGTTTCTGCGTGATGACAAGAAGCACAACTATTATCTGGTGACGATTGCTGGAACGAAGTCCGTTGATTTGAGAAGTTTAAGCGAAAAGATACCTAGCCGCAAATTAAGTTTTGCCAGTGAAAAGGATTTGTTGGAATTCCTCGGATTGGAAAAGGGCCATGTAAATCCAATGGGAGTGTTTAATAACATACAGAAAAACGTGACCGTAGTTTTTGACAAGGATTTAGTTGGTCAGAAAATTGGAATTCATCCCATGGAAAATACGGCGACGGTATTTCTTGAATTTGAAGATGTGAAGGAACTAATTACAGCTCAAGGTAGCAACGTTGTCATGTGTGACGTTGAATAATACCTTTGAAGCTAAATACGAGAAAAACAAATATAACAAAAAGGTTCCTGCCGTTCTGTATATACAGAGATGGCGGGAACCTTTTTCTTGCGATTCAAACATTTTATTTAGTCTGCAGATGTAGGTTACTCTTCACTACCGTTTTCTTTCGCCCAGATATTGAGTAATTTATCGGATGGAAGCAGGAATGTGAAAATCCCGAGCAGTGGCAGGAAGCTGCACATCTGCATTACCGGTGATACGCCGAAGACGTCAATCCAGTTGCCCAGCACGAGTGCGCCCAGGCCGCCCATACCAAATGCCAGACCAGTAATTAGACCGGAAACCGTTCCGATTTTGCCTGGAATCAGCATTTGTGCGTATACAACCGTAACCGAGAAGCTGGATAACATGATAAAACCAATAATGGTTAGCAGTACACCTGTCCAGAACAGATTCGCATAGGGCAGCAACAGAGCCAGTGGAGCAGCTCCAGCCATGGACAGGAAGATCAGATTACGTTTGCCGAATCGATCTGCCAGTGGGCCTCCGAAGAACGTACCAAGCGCCCCGGCAGCCAGGAACAGGAAGATATAGATTTGCGCGTCCTCTGTGGACAATCCAAAAGTATCTTTCAGATTAAACGCATAGAAGCTGCCGATGGAAGCGATATACCAGGAACGAACAAAGACGAGCAAGATCAATAGCGTAATGGCGGCAGTAATCTTTTTGCGCAAAGCAGGATTGGGTGCACGACGAGCAGCAGCCTGTCTACGCAGATATCCTCCCGATTGCAGCATACGTCCATACCAACGGGCGATGTAGATCTGAACTGCAATCCCCATGGCAGCAATGCCTGTAAATCCAATGGCACCGAACAGTCCAAACGGGATAAAGATCCAACGTGTAAGCAATGGGGCAAGGGATTGCCCAGCGTTACCACCGACTTGGAAGATGGACTGTGCCAGTCCACGGCGTTGCCCGGCAGCCATGTGTGATACACGCGAACCTTCCGGATGGAAAGCAGCGGAACCCAGACCGACAAAGATAACGGAAATCAGGACAGCCATATAACTGTCAGCGAAGGCCAACAACAACATGCCGGTAAATGTAAAACCCATGCCAATGGGCAGGATAGATGGTGTCGGTTTTTTATCAGCAAACCAGCCTACGACAGGCTGCATAATGGATGCGGTAAAGTTAATAGCAAATGAGATCCATCCGATCTGAGTATACGTGAGATGCATGGAATCTTTTAGAATCGGAAAAATGGCGGGAATAACCGACTGGATCGAATCATTGAAGAGATGAACCAAACTGATGGCAATGAGTATCCGGTAAACGGTGCTTTGGGCATCCGATCCGGGTGGGGCTTTCGAACGCGCTGTGGCGTCCTTGGTTAAAGTGGATTGAGTAGACATGTACAATTCTCCTTTGGTCGCGGTCACGAGGGATCAGCGCCTGATGTTGTAATATATGCGTGTAAGCATATTGTTACATAATAGGATAGATTGATTGGACCGACAAGGGGAACAAGGGAAAACGGTAGTGAGAGAAGACTACTAACTGACCTCTAAGAATTTAAAAATGCAGTAGCTACTATAGATGTTAATCAGGCAACAGCCTGAGAATGTTTTTTTGTAGGCAATTATTAAATAAAGAAAACAGATAACCGAACCATGGAATCCAATCCTTCGTGTAAGCGTATTATACGGTTTCTCAAAGTTATGGAGAGTTGGGTAAATCTGAAACACAGCTACCCCTTTGGAATCTAAAATTCGTACAGCATATGAATCTTAAGTAGCTTATCTGTATGGCCGCTGAAGCCAAAGTTACAGCGTAATGGATTGGTCCATATGTGGACACACATTGTTCCAAAGCAGGAGCAGTCCTTACGATTGAAGATATTGCAGCAGATGCCTTGACTACCAAATACAGTGATGAAGGTAACAACGCAGGTGATTCTAAATTCAGTCTGGGCAAAATAGTAGCGATGGTCAACACGGGGCATGGTGAATTTTCCACAACCAATCCGTAGAACAAATCTCAGTACCCTTAACCATTCTGCTGGGTAGGTAATTCGAATGTTGTGAACACAATGCTCCTAGTGCAAAGTGCGAATGCAGAGAGAGAGACTGGATCCTCGAGTAGTCACACGAATGTGGAAATTATTACTGTTTATTTTTTTGCTTATGTATTTGAGCTTGGAGAGAGCCTCGTTTTGCAGCATGCATGCCCGATTGGATGTAAATGGTGGTTGTGTATTGGCAACGTCTCTGTCGCCAGCTAATCTGAATGACCCGGCCAACTCTGAGCTTAAGCAACCAACTTATGAAGAGGTTGATAACATATAGTTAACTGATGAGTACAGCGACTACGCTGCTAATAGAAGGCATACACGGAACTTTTGATGTTTGGTTTTAAACAAATCGGTCCCATGACAGCTCCAATGAATCTTCAAAAAGGTGCAGAAATATTACTTGAAACGCATCTGCATTAGTTTCTGGTAAAACCAATGTGTTGAGTATCGCGAAAACGGCAACGATCGGTAGCATATTTTATCTTACTTCAAAGGAAGTTATATTATAACATTTGATGAAAGTGTAGGAATTTTTTACTATGAAGGTATCTGGTCTGACAAGCACAATTAAAGTTAGTGTGGTCTACAAAGCAGACAGCATTGTGAACCAAAAGTAACTAAATAATTTAGTAGTGGAATTAACTATATAACACATCAATAAAAAAGAGAAAACACCTACAGAATAGTGTGGATCACCAATCGTGATGATTCTTCATCTATTTCTGGGATGCTTTTTAGGTTTGATGTATTTAAATTTACCTTATATGAATAGTTACAGAGACAAAGGTCTTGAAGATAATTACAATACTTCCT
Proteins encoded in this region:
- a CDS encoding arabinan endo-1,5-alpha-L-arabinosidase, with product MLLLMVVGATGCSGEGETVSRPVFPEAPQDTQLYDTSILDDESRWTVNNAHDPAIIKTDQGYYVYSTDVRVAGEAKPGVMVRKSDDLIHWTWVGQALPGIPQEALDWTGAVNLWAPDVIQAGDTYRMYYSASSFGSTQSAIGLQTSSSPEGPWTDEGLVVKTSANEQDKLNAIDANPIVDAEGNSWMVYGSFFDGIYIAPLDPDTGKFKDEGYGTRIAARDRATEEGAVEGPYIVYNPEFKKYYLFVSYDSLFEDYNVRVARADSITGPYTDMNGMNMLDTEHLPQYEIGTKILGGYRFTEGEGWVAPGHNSVLRDGDDYYIVHHARGETDKNWPYLHVRKMLWTKDGWPVVSPERYAGETTQDIPKSMIVGEWEGMALDPSVDGQIQAVPYTLTSKGKIKSEKGSGTWTFDGKQTLTLKWKESPWGGASTEELKLLPSWDWERSQPALVVTGLNDHGVAVWGKQISAAEE
- a CDS encoding family 43 glycosylhydrolase → MTDSITFTNPILEQRADPWVYRHTDGYYYFSASVPAFDRIEIRRTETLEELRDAEPVTAWIKRDTGPMSANIWAPEIHFIDGKWYIHYAAAHTSETNEGLFDHRMYVLENDSANPLEGEWVEKGQIHTRWESFALDATTFEHKGIRYLVWAQKDPDIVGNSNLYIAEMENPWTLRGEQVMISTPEYDWEIIGFKVNEGPAVMHRNGRLFIGYSASATDYNYCMGLLTADENADLLDPASWVKSPEPVFQTCEANGQYGPGHNSFTVSPDGKTDILIYHARNYKDIEGDPLYDPNRHARAQVIHWREDGTPDFGVPVPDGSAVAEAK
- a CDS encoding EcsC family protein; the encoded protein is MDSRETLDKELEQILKWEKQQKDLFIWDKIGRLPFAMLDKVMPKALKQKIGDSLNDVGQYVQNGGKFLVQKKKVAKLLQEEAEKSGYSMMDTTYRLEQEAEAEGAAKIHSVENLPLQVLDQVADNITESRTKFAAAQGAATGFGGIVTIAADIPMVMGLSLKVLQEMALCYGYDPDEPLERIFIVKCLQFSSADIVGKKAIIEELAAYDDPDKPIEVVSQMQGWREVFNSYSESFGWKKLFQLVPIAGMVFGSVSNKNTIRDVAEAGKMLYKKRLILQRLK
- a CDS encoding prolyl-tRNA synthetase associated domain-containing protein, which translates into the protein MLNKQGFYDLLDRNNIVYESIEHPAVYTMEEIFSYQIPHTECIVKNLFLRDDKKHNYYLVTIAGTKSVDLRSLSEKIPSRKLSFASEKDLLEFLGLEKGHVNPMGVFNNIQKNVTVVFDKDLVGQKIGIHPMENTATVFLEFEDVKELITAQGSNVVMCDVE
- a CDS encoding MFS transporter, translated to MSTQSTLTKDATARSKAPPGSDAQSTVYRILIAISLVHLFNDSIQSVIPAIFPILKDSMHLTYTQIGWISFAINFTASIMQPVVGWFADKKPTPSILPIGMGFTFTGMLLLAFADSYMAVLISVIFVGLGSAAFHPEGSRVSHMAAGQRRGLAQSIFQVGGNAGQSLAPLLTRWIFIPFGLFGAIGFTGIAAMGIAVQIYIARWYGRMLQSGGYLRRQAAARRAPNPALRKKITAAITLLILLVFVRSWYIASIGSFYAFNLKDTFGLSTEDAQIYIFLFLAAGALGTFFGGPLADRFGKRNLIFLSMAGAAPLALLLPYANLFWTGVLLTIIGFIMLSSFSVTVVYAQMLIPGKIGTVSGLITGLAFGMGGLGALVLGNWIDVFGVSPVMQMCSFLPLLGIFTFLLPSDKLLNIWAKENGSEE